Proteins encoded by one window of Myripristis murdjan chromosome 1, fMyrMur1.1, whole genome shotgun sequence:
- the LOC115366080 gene encoding low affinity immunoglobulin epsilon Fc receptor-like produces the protein MPEGQTESMGQTMDIDDSSSDLKPLTAAGRKFQFSVHELRKSPVSTVAVCLGLLGVLLLAGTIGQAVSYNKTERDQQDRYNALAKEKNITEENLQTALKEKKDLHVSQANLETSNNYLFQRRQQLQTNVNILTRETNNLKTIQSQLQKNNNDLMKEKDQLAMSQSQLSNLTDTLSKNQSKLKGTYDTAVKQNAELKSSHKSLQKDVNNLQNQYNIHVQKREDLQIKYNTLIQKVEQLQLNHNFTNTEKDKLHSTHGNLTTEIENLQESFFKLVRERDQLQASYESLVSDKNSFQNSYKNASTERDNLKEKRDTLSAEVEQLRTEADRMSNLTEDKSCPPGWKKFESSCYFTSAGKASWQKSRQKCRDRAADLVIINSKEEMTFINGLYASDKEVWIGLSDSGMEGEWKWVDGTPLTTAFWGKGQPNSHNGNQDCVEVWHRATGQGDWNDENCNDEQEWICET, from the exons ATGCCTGAGGGTCAGACTGAATCCATGGGGCAAACAATGGACATTGATGACAGTTCAAGTGATCTTAAGCCCCTCACAGCGGCTGGCAGAAAGTTTCAGTTTTCAG TGCACGAGTTGAGAAAGAGCCCTGTCAGCACTGTTGCAGTCTGTCTTGGGCTGCTGGGTGTGCTTCTGCTGGCTGGGACCATAGGCCAGGCAGTCTCCT ataacaaaacagagagagatcaaCAGGACCGCTACAATGCCTTggctaaagagaaaaacatcacagaggAGAATCTGCAAACAGCACTTAAAGAGAAAAAGGATCTACATGTCTCTCAAGCCAATTTAGAAACGAGTAACAATTACTTGTTTCAAAGGAGACAACAGTTACAGACCAACGTCAATATTCTGACTAGAGAAACAAATAATCTCAAAACAATTCAAAGCCagttacagaaaaacaacaatgatTTGATGAAAGAGAAAGACCAGCTAGCAAtgagtcaaagccaactgagtAATCTTACAGATACCTTATCTAAAAACCAGAGTAAATTAAAAGGCACTTACGATACAGCCGTTAAACAAAATGCTGAGCTTAAGTCCTCTCACAAGTCATTGCAGAAAGATGTGAATAACTTGCAGAACCAGTACAACATCCATGTCCAAAAAAGAGAGGATTTGCAGATCAAGTACAACACTTTGATTCAGAAAGTCGAGCAGTTACAGTTAAATCACAACTTCACCAACACCGAGAAGGACAAATTACACAGCACTCACGGCAACCTGacaacagaaatagaaaatcTACAGGAAAGTTTTTTCAAacttgtgagagagagagaccagctTCAGGCCAGCTATGAGTCTTTGGTTAGCGATAAAAACAGCTTTCAAAACAGTTACAAGAATGcatccacagagagagacaaccTGAAGGAGAAACGCGACACACTGAGCGCAGAGGTGGAGCAGTTACGGACCGAAGCTGACAGAATGAGTAACCTGACTGAAG ATAAATCCTGTCCTCCTGGATGGAAGAAGTTTGAATCTAGCTGCTACTTCACCTCTGCTGGCAAAGCATCCTGGCAAAAGAGTAGACAGAAATGTAGAGACAGAGCGGCAGACCTGGTGATCATAAACAGCAAAGAGGAAATG ACATTCATAAATGGCTTGTATGCATCTGACAAAGAAGTCTGGATTGGCCTGAGTGATTCAGGAATGGAGGGAGAGTGGAAATGGGTTGACGGGACACCACTGACCACAGC GTTCTGGGGCAAAGGCCAGCCCAACAGCCATAATGGAAACCAGGACTGTGTGGAGGTCTGGCACCGTGCGACGGGGCAAGGGGACTGGAATGACGAGAACTGTAACGACGAACAAGAGTGGATCTGTGAGACCTAG
- the LOC115368891 gene encoding C-type lectin domain family 10 member A-like gives MDTDDRVNDKKPLIKDGSKFQFSVHELRKSPVRAAAVCLGLLCVLLLAGLIGQRVSHNKTERDQQIRYKDLAKEKDNTDENLLTALREKRELNGLMKRSQDRKDYLTTLTTRLQTNINRLIKEKSDLKSSQGQLQITNNELKKQTNQLKDSQTLLQNQKDTLSKAIDSAQTKISSVMTERGTLQTTFNTTMKQKDDLQNKCNNLTSSNQQLQDKQNTLVKKVEQLEASYSSVTSEKDKLHSSHLNLTKERDNLQASYDLVVRGRDELKDSVDILADERDQLKINYDNTVQEIQWIKKMLSNLTAEKTNLQNKIETLNSTIKDVTCPANWKKFQNSCYYTLKGSKKTWAESREYCQNQFADLLIINSPEEMEFINGLYPSGKDVWIGLTDEGVEGNWKWVNGKSLTTTYWASGQPNSYNGKDQDCGEFTHRTGRFGDWNDEICDRSQEWICEK, from the exons ATGGACACTGATGACAGAGTAAATGACAAAAAGCCCCTTATCAAAGATGGCAGCAAGTTCCAGTTTTCAG TGCACGAGTTGAGAAAGAGCCCTGTCAGGGCTGCTGCAGTCTGTCTCgggctgctgtgtgttctcCTGCTGGCTGGGCTCATAGGCCAGAGAGTCTCCC ataacaaaacagagagagaccaaCAGATCCGCTACAAAGACTTGGCTAAAGAGAAAGACAACACAGATGAGAATCTGCTAACAGCACTTCGAGAGAAACGGGAACTAAACGGCTTAATGAAAAGGTCACAAGACAGAAAGGATTACTTAACTACGCTGACAACCCGGTTACAGACCAACATCAATCgtctgataaaagaaaaaagtgatcTTAAAAGTAGCCAAGGCCAGTTACAAATCACCAACAATGAgttgaaaaaacagacaaaccagCTAAAAGATAGTCAAACCCTCCTGCAGAATCAAAAAGATACCTTATCCAAAGCCATAGATTCGGCGCAAACAAAGATCAGTTCagtgatgacagagagagggactcTTCAGACCACGTTTAACACCACCATGAAGCAAAAGGATGATTTGCAGAACAAATGCAACAACCTGACCAGCTCaaaccagcagctgcaggacaaGCAAAACACCTTGGTAAAGAAAGTAGAGCAGTTAGAGGCCAGCTACAGCTCGGTCACCAGTGAGAAAGACAAGTTACACAGTAGTCACCTCAACCTGACCAAAGAGAGGGACAATTTACAGGCCAGCTACGACTTGGTTgtaagagggagagatgagttAAAGGATAGTGTTGACATTTTGGCTGATGAAAGAGACCAGCTAAAGATCAATTACGACAACACGGTTCAAGAGATACAGTGGATAAAGAAGATGCTCTCTAACCTGACTGCAGAGAAGACCAATCTCCAGAATAAAATTGAAACACTGAATTCAACGATTAAAG ATGTGACCTGTCCTGCTAACTGGAAGAAGTTTCAGAATAGCTGCTACTACACTTTGAAAGGAAGCAAGAAGACCTGGGCCGAGAGTAGAGAGTACTGTCAAAACCAGTTTGCGGACCTGCTGATCATTAACAGCCCAGAGGAAATG GAATTCATAAATGGATTGTATCCAAGCGGCAAAGACGTCTGGATCGGCTTGACCGATGAAGGAGTGGAAGGAAATTGGAAATGGGTCAATGGCAAATCACTGACCACAAC GTATTGGGCCTCAGGTCAGCCCAACAGCTATAATGGGAAAGACCAGGACTGTGGGGAGTTCACCCACCGCACCGGAAGGTTCGGGGACTGGAATGACGAGATTTGTGACCGTTCGCAAGAGTGGATTTGTGAGAAGTAG